In Altererythrobacter rubellus, the following are encoded in one genomic region:
- a CDS encoding acyl-CoA dehydrogenase family protein, whose product MNFDLSEEQELFRATVERFTAPIDVEARRKLRMNDGGYDPARWQELAELGLIALAASEEAGGMGGSILDLALVGEAIGRANSPDPWLENGVLPAKLLAAASAETALDGVLSGESFTALAWAERNQRYSLEAKQTKSDSGTITGEKTFVLGAALADQFIVSAQDGGATEFFIVAANAPGLETRAYRMADGSMAGELRFTRVTGEKLDLAPGLLDQAIAEVRLLAAAEMVGLGQRLLEDTLVYVKEREQFGVPIGSFQALQHRLVDCYARIEQARSMLYRAALTDTSDSAAWQHQAAGAKAYITENVDHIAREAVQMHGGMGITDELAIGHAMKRVLLLSKLFGDVDTNLVHYAEAA is encoded by the coding sequence ATGAACTTCGATCTGTCCGAAGAGCAGGAGCTGTTTCGCGCGACTGTAGAGCGCTTCACCGCCCCCATCGATGTCGAGGCGCGGCGCAAGCTGCGCATGAATGATGGCGGGTATGATCCTGCGCGTTGGCAGGAGTTGGCAGAGTTGGGACTGATAGCGCTGGCTGCAAGCGAAGAGGCGGGCGGTATGGGAGGTTCGATCCTTGACCTGGCTCTGGTCGGTGAAGCGATCGGGAGGGCCAATTCCCCTGACCCATGGCTGGAGAACGGGGTTCTTCCGGCAAAACTGCTCGCAGCGGCAAGTGCGGAGACAGCCCTGGATGGCGTGCTGTCCGGCGAAAGCTTCACCGCTCTTGCATGGGCTGAACGCAATCAGCGTTACAGTCTGGAAGCGAAACAGACCAAGAGTGATAGCGGCACAATTACCGGTGAGAAAACCTTTGTTTTAGGCGCTGCATTGGCAGACCAGTTTATCGTGTCTGCGCAAGACGGTGGCGCGACTGAGTTCTTTATCGTGGCTGCCAATGCGCCGGGACTCGAAACCCGCGCATATCGCATGGCTGATGGCAGCATGGCTGGCGAATTACGCTTTACACGTGTGACGGGAGAGAAGCTTGATCTGGCCCCGGGCTTGCTTGATCAGGCGATCGCCGAAGTACGGTTGCTGGCCGCCGCCGAAATGGTCGGTCTGGGCCAGAGATTGCTTGAGGATACGCTCGTTTACGTCAAGGAGCGCGAGCAATTCGGCGTACCAATCGGCAGTTTCCAGGCGCTGCAGCACCGCCTGGTGGATTGCTATGCGCGGATCGAGCAAGCTCGATCAATGCTATACCGCGCGGCGCTGACGGACACGTCCGACAGTGCAGCCTGGCAACATCAGGCTGCGGGCGCAAAAGCTTACATCACAGAGAACGTCGATCACATCGCGCGCGAAGCGGTGCAGATGCACGGCGGCATGGGCATTACCGATGAACTGGCGATCGGCCACGCGATGAAACGCGTGCTGCTGTTGTCCA